In Oncorhynchus nerka isolate Pitt River linkage group LG26, Oner_Uvic_2.0, whole genome shotgun sequence, one DNA window encodes the following:
- the LOC115122036 gene encoding intraflagellar transport protein 56 isoform X3 — MKTEKLSKQILSRVKPAAVGGEIPVNKKAKEKKSPLVEDFLVQRDYLGAITLLEFQRNVGERGEDADLWLAYCAFHLGDYKRAMEEYKALTDKPDCRPDVWVYLACTLFFLGLYKEAEEASRKAPKCQLQNRLLFHLAHKFNDEKQLMGFHQELEDVTEDQLSLASIHYMRSHYQEAIDIYKRILLQNREKITETGEEDSDCLCRDFLALNVYVALCYYKLDYYDVSQEVLAVYLQSVPDSTIALNLKACNHFRLYNGKAAETELKNLIDISSSSFEFAKELIRHNLVVFRSGEGALQVLPALIDVITEARLNLVIYYLRQDDVQESYQLIKDLEPTTPQEYILKGVVNAALGQEMGSRDHLKIAQQFFQLVGGSASECDTIPGRQCMASCFFLLRQFEDVLIYLNSVKSYFYNDDAFNFNYAQAKAAVGNYREAEEIFLLIQNDKNKSDYVYLSWLARCYIMNQKARLAWELYMKMETSAESFSLLQLIANDCYKMGQFYYSAKAFDVLERLDPNPEYWEGKRGACVGIFQLILASREPREALREVLPLLRHTGNPQVEYIIRILKKWAKDNRVSL; from the exons ATTCTGTCCAGAGTAAAGCCAGCAGCTGTTGGTGGGGAGATCCCAGTAAATAAGAAGGCAAAAGAAAAAAAGTCACCACTTGTCGAGGACTTCCTAGTTCAAAGAGACTATCTGGGGGCCATTACATTGTTGGAG TTTCAGCGCAATGTTGGCGAGCGAGGGGAGGATGCAGACCTGTGGTTGGCCTACTGTGCTTTCCACCTTGGTGACTACAAGAGAGCCATGGAG GAATACAAGGCCCTGACAGACAAACCAGACTGCCGCCCAGATGTGTGGGTCTACCTGGCCTGTACTCTCTTCTTCCTGGGGCTTTACAAAGAAGCAGAGGAGGCTTCACGCAAGG CCCCTAAATGCCAGCTGCAGAATCGACTACTGTTCCACTTGGCTCACAAG TTCAATGATGAGAAGCAGCTGATGGGTTTCCACCAGGAGTTGGAGGATGTGACAGAGGACCAGCTCAGCCTGGCCTCCATCCACTACATGCGCTCCCACTACCAGGAGGCCATCGACATCTACAAACGCATCCTGCTGCAGAACAG agagaagataacggagactggagaggaggatAGTGACTGCTTGTGCAG AGACTTCCTGGCCCTGAATGTGTATGTGGCTCTGTGCTACTACAAGTTGGACTACTACGATGTGTCCCAGGAGGTGCTGGCTGTTTACCTGCAGAGCGTCCCAGACTCCACCATCGCTCTCAACCTCAAGGCCTGCAACCACTTCAGGCTCTACAACGGAAAAGCAGCAGAG ACAGAGCTGAAAAACCTGATAGATATCTCCTCCAGCTCCTTTGAATTTGCCAAGGAGTTAATCCGACACAACCTG GTGGTGTTTCGTAGTGGGGAGGGGGCCTTGCAAGTGCTGCCTGCACTGATTGATGTCATTACTGAGGCTCGTCTCAATCTGGTCATCTACTACCTCAGACAAG ATGATGTCCAGGAGTCCTACCAGCTCATCAAAGACTTAGAACCCACCACACCACAG GAGTACATCTTGAAGGGGGTTGTGAATGCTGCACTTGGACAGGAGATGGGGTCG AGAGATCATCTGAAGATTGCTCAGCAGTTTTTCCAGCTGGTTGGTGGCTCAGCTAGCGAATGTG ACACCATCCCTGGCAGACAGTGCATGGCTTCTTGTTTCTTTCTGCTCAGGCAGTTTGAGGATGTGCTCATCTACCTCAACTCTGTCAAG AGTTACTTCTACAACGATGATGCCTTCAACTTCAACTATGCACAGGCCAAAGCTGCTGTTGGCAACTACAGGGAGGCAGAGGAG ATCTTCCTGTTGATTCAGAATGACAAGAACAAGAGTGACTATGTGTACCTGAGCTGGCTGGCACGCTGCT ACATTATGAACCAGAAGGCCCGTCTGGCCTGGGAGCTCTACATGAAGATGGAGACCTCAGCAGAGTCCTTCAGCCTCCTGCAGCTCATTGCCAACGATTGCTACAAG ATGGGCCAGTTCTACTACTCAGCAAAGGCATTTGATGTCTTGGAGAGATTGGACCCCAACCCTGAGTACTgggagggcaaaaggggggcCTGTGTGGGTATCTTTCAGCTAATTTTGGCCAGCAGAGAACCCAG GGAGGCTTTGAGGGAAGTGCTGCCCTTGCTGAGGCACACTGGGAATCCTCAAGTGGAATACATCATCAGGATTCTGAAGAAATGGGCCAAGGACAACAGGGTTTCTCTGTGA
- the LOC115122036 gene encoding intraflagellar transport protein 56 isoform X1: protein MKTEKLSKQILSRVKPAAVGGEIPVNKKAKEKKSPLVEDFLVQRDYLGAITLLEFQRNVGERGEDADLWLAYCAFHLGDYKRAMEEYKALTDKPDCRPDVWVYLACTLFFLGLYKEAEEASRKAPKCQLQNRLLFHLAHKFNDEKQLMGFHQELEDVTEDQLSLASIHYMRSHYQEAIDIYKRILLQNREKITETGEEDSDCLCRDFLALNVYVALCYYKLDYYDVSQEVLAVYLQSVPDSTIALNLKACNHFRLYNGKAAETELKNLIDISSSSFEFAKELIRHNLVVFRSGEGALQVLPALIDVITEARLNLVIYYLRQDDVQESYQLIKDLEPTTPQVQGSVSLNVHQRTEYILKGVVNAALGQEMGSRDHLKIAQQFFQLVGGSASECDTIPGRQCMASCFFLLRQFEDVLIYLNSVKSYFYNDDAFNFNYAQAKAAVGNYREAEEIFLLIQNDKNKSDYVYLSWLARCYIMNQKARLAWELYMKMETSAESFSLLQLIANDCYKMGQFYYSAKAFDVLERLDPNPEYWEGKRGACVGIFQLILASREPREALREVLPLLRHTGNPQVEYIIRILKKWAKDNRVSL, encoded by the exons ATTCTGTCCAGAGTAAAGCCAGCAGCTGTTGGTGGGGAGATCCCAGTAAATAAGAAGGCAAAAGAAAAAAAGTCACCACTTGTCGAGGACTTCCTAGTTCAAAGAGACTATCTGGGGGCCATTACATTGTTGGAG TTTCAGCGCAATGTTGGCGAGCGAGGGGAGGATGCAGACCTGTGGTTGGCCTACTGTGCTTTCCACCTTGGTGACTACAAGAGAGCCATGGAG GAATACAAGGCCCTGACAGACAAACCAGACTGCCGCCCAGATGTGTGGGTCTACCTGGCCTGTACTCTCTTCTTCCTGGGGCTTTACAAAGAAGCAGAGGAGGCTTCACGCAAGG CCCCTAAATGCCAGCTGCAGAATCGACTACTGTTCCACTTGGCTCACAAG TTCAATGATGAGAAGCAGCTGATGGGTTTCCACCAGGAGTTGGAGGATGTGACAGAGGACCAGCTCAGCCTGGCCTCCATCCACTACATGCGCTCCCACTACCAGGAGGCCATCGACATCTACAAACGCATCCTGCTGCAGAACAG agagaagataacggagactggagaggaggatAGTGACTGCTTGTGCAG AGACTTCCTGGCCCTGAATGTGTATGTGGCTCTGTGCTACTACAAGTTGGACTACTACGATGTGTCCCAGGAGGTGCTGGCTGTTTACCTGCAGAGCGTCCCAGACTCCACCATCGCTCTCAACCTCAAGGCCTGCAACCACTTCAGGCTCTACAACGGAAAAGCAGCAGAG ACAGAGCTGAAAAACCTGATAGATATCTCCTCCAGCTCCTTTGAATTTGCCAAGGAGTTAATCCGACACAACCTG GTGGTGTTTCGTAGTGGGGAGGGGGCCTTGCAAGTGCTGCCTGCACTGATTGATGTCATTACTGAGGCTCGTCTCAATCTGGTCATCTACTACCTCAGACAAG ATGATGTCCAGGAGTCCTACCAGCTCATCAAAGACTTAGAACCCACCACACCACAG gttCAGGGCAGTGTTAGTCTTAATGTACATCAGCgtaca GAGTACATCTTGAAGGGGGTTGTGAATGCTGCACTTGGACAGGAGATGGGGTCG AGAGATCATCTGAAGATTGCTCAGCAGTTTTTCCAGCTGGTTGGTGGCTCAGCTAGCGAATGTG ACACCATCCCTGGCAGACAGTGCATGGCTTCTTGTTTCTTTCTGCTCAGGCAGTTTGAGGATGTGCTCATCTACCTCAACTCTGTCAAG AGTTACTTCTACAACGATGATGCCTTCAACTTCAACTATGCACAGGCCAAAGCTGCTGTTGGCAACTACAGGGAGGCAGAGGAG ATCTTCCTGTTGATTCAGAATGACAAGAACAAGAGTGACTATGTGTACCTGAGCTGGCTGGCACGCTGCT ACATTATGAACCAGAAGGCCCGTCTGGCCTGGGAGCTCTACATGAAGATGGAGACCTCAGCAGAGTCCTTCAGCCTCCTGCAGCTCATTGCCAACGATTGCTACAAG ATGGGCCAGTTCTACTACTCAGCAAAGGCATTTGATGTCTTGGAGAGATTGGACCCCAACCCTGAGTACTgggagggcaaaaggggggcCTGTGTGGGTATCTTTCAGCTAATTTTGGCCAGCAGAGAACCCAG GGAGGCTTTGAGGGAAGTGCTGCCCTTGCTGAGGCACACTGGGAATCCTCAAGTGGAATACATCATCAGGATTCTGAAGAAATGGGCCAAGGACAACAGGGTTTCTCTGTGA
- the LOC115122036 gene encoding intraflagellar transport protein 56 isoform X4, whose amino-acid sequence MKTEKLSKQILSRVKPAAVGGEIPVNKKAKEKKSPLVEDFLVQRDYLGAITLLEFQRNVGERGEDADLWLAYCAFHLGDYKRAMEEYKALTDKPDCRPDVWVYLACTLFFLGLYKEAEEASRKAPKCQLQNRLLFHLAHKFNDEKQLMGFHQELEDVTEDQLSLASIHYMRSHYQEAIDIYKRILLQNRDFLALNVYVALCYYKLDYYDVSQEVLAVYLQSVPDSTIALNLKACNHFRLYNGKAAETELKNLIDISSSSFEFAKELIRHNLVVFRSGEGALQVLPALIDVITEARLNLVIYYLRQDDVQESYQLIKDLEPTTPQVQGSVSLNVHQRTEYILKGVVNAALGQEMGSRDHLKIAQQFFQLVGGSASECDTIPGRQCMASCFFLLRQFEDVLIYLNSVKSYFYNDDAFNFNYAQAKAAVGNYREAEEIFLLIQNDKNKSDYVYLSWLARCYIMNQKARLAWELYMKMETSAESFSLLQLIANDCYKMGQFYYSAKAFDVLERLDPNPEYWEGKRGACVGIFQLILASREPREALREVLPLLRHTGNPQVEYIIRILKKWAKDNRVSL is encoded by the exons ATTCTGTCCAGAGTAAAGCCAGCAGCTGTTGGTGGGGAGATCCCAGTAAATAAGAAGGCAAAAGAAAAAAAGTCACCACTTGTCGAGGACTTCCTAGTTCAAAGAGACTATCTGGGGGCCATTACATTGTTGGAG TTTCAGCGCAATGTTGGCGAGCGAGGGGAGGATGCAGACCTGTGGTTGGCCTACTGTGCTTTCCACCTTGGTGACTACAAGAGAGCCATGGAG GAATACAAGGCCCTGACAGACAAACCAGACTGCCGCCCAGATGTGTGGGTCTACCTGGCCTGTACTCTCTTCTTCCTGGGGCTTTACAAAGAAGCAGAGGAGGCTTCACGCAAGG CCCCTAAATGCCAGCTGCAGAATCGACTACTGTTCCACTTGGCTCACAAG TTCAATGATGAGAAGCAGCTGATGGGTTTCCACCAGGAGTTGGAGGATGTGACAGAGGACCAGCTCAGCCTGGCCTCCATCCACTACATGCGCTCCCACTACCAGGAGGCCATCGACATCTACAAACGCATCCTGCTGCAGAACAG AGACTTCCTGGCCCTGAATGTGTATGTGGCTCTGTGCTACTACAAGTTGGACTACTACGATGTGTCCCAGGAGGTGCTGGCTGTTTACCTGCAGAGCGTCCCAGACTCCACCATCGCTCTCAACCTCAAGGCCTGCAACCACTTCAGGCTCTACAACGGAAAAGCAGCAGAG ACAGAGCTGAAAAACCTGATAGATATCTCCTCCAGCTCCTTTGAATTTGCCAAGGAGTTAATCCGACACAACCTG GTGGTGTTTCGTAGTGGGGAGGGGGCCTTGCAAGTGCTGCCTGCACTGATTGATGTCATTACTGAGGCTCGTCTCAATCTGGTCATCTACTACCTCAGACAAG ATGATGTCCAGGAGTCCTACCAGCTCATCAAAGACTTAGAACCCACCACACCACAG gttCAGGGCAGTGTTAGTCTTAATGTACATCAGCgtaca GAGTACATCTTGAAGGGGGTTGTGAATGCTGCACTTGGACAGGAGATGGGGTCG AGAGATCATCTGAAGATTGCTCAGCAGTTTTTCCAGCTGGTTGGTGGCTCAGCTAGCGAATGTG ACACCATCCCTGGCAGACAGTGCATGGCTTCTTGTTTCTTTCTGCTCAGGCAGTTTGAGGATGTGCTCATCTACCTCAACTCTGTCAAG AGTTACTTCTACAACGATGATGCCTTCAACTTCAACTATGCACAGGCCAAAGCTGCTGTTGGCAACTACAGGGAGGCAGAGGAG ATCTTCCTGTTGATTCAGAATGACAAGAACAAGAGTGACTATGTGTACCTGAGCTGGCTGGCACGCTGCT ACATTATGAACCAGAAGGCCCGTCTGGCCTGGGAGCTCTACATGAAGATGGAGACCTCAGCAGAGTCCTTCAGCCTCCTGCAGCTCATTGCCAACGATTGCTACAAG ATGGGCCAGTTCTACTACTCAGCAAAGGCATTTGATGTCTTGGAGAGATTGGACCCCAACCCTGAGTACTgggagggcaaaaggggggcCTGTGTGGGTATCTTTCAGCTAATTTTGGCCAGCAGAGAACCCAG GGAGGCTTTGAGGGAAGTGCTGCCCTTGCTGAGGCACACTGGGAATCCTCAAGTGGAATACATCATCAGGATTCTGAAGAAATGGGCCAAGGACAACAGGGTTTCTCTGTGA
- the LOC115122036 gene encoding intraflagellar transport protein 56 isoform X5, whose amino-acid sequence MKTEKLSKQILSRVKPAAVGGEIPVNKKAKEKKSPLVEDFLVQRDYLGAITLLEFQRNVGERGEDADLWLAYCAFHLGDYKRAMEEYKALTDKPDCRPDVWVYLACTLFFLGLYKEAEEASRKAPKCQLQNRLLFHLAHKFNDEKQLMGFHQELEDVTEDQLSLASIHYMRSHYQEAIDIYKRILLQNRDFLALNVYVALCYYKLDYYDVSQEVLAVYLQSVPDSTIALNLKACNHFRLYNGKAAETELKNLIDISSSSFEFAKELIRHNLVVFRSGEGALQVLPALIDVITEARLNLVIYYLRQDDVQESYQLIKDLEPTTPQEYILKGVVNAALGQEMGSRDHLKIAQQFFQLVGGSASECDTIPGRQCMASCFFLLRQFEDVLIYLNSVKSYFYNDDAFNFNYAQAKAAVGNYREAEEIFLLIQNDKNKSDYVYLSWLARCYIMNQKARLAWELYMKMETSAESFSLLQLIANDCYKMGQFYYSAKAFDVLERLDPNPEYWEGKRGACVGIFQLILASREPREALREVLPLLRHTGNPQVEYIIRILKKWAKDNRVSL is encoded by the exons ATTCTGTCCAGAGTAAAGCCAGCAGCTGTTGGTGGGGAGATCCCAGTAAATAAGAAGGCAAAAGAAAAAAAGTCACCACTTGTCGAGGACTTCCTAGTTCAAAGAGACTATCTGGGGGCCATTACATTGTTGGAG TTTCAGCGCAATGTTGGCGAGCGAGGGGAGGATGCAGACCTGTGGTTGGCCTACTGTGCTTTCCACCTTGGTGACTACAAGAGAGCCATGGAG GAATACAAGGCCCTGACAGACAAACCAGACTGCCGCCCAGATGTGTGGGTCTACCTGGCCTGTACTCTCTTCTTCCTGGGGCTTTACAAAGAAGCAGAGGAGGCTTCACGCAAGG CCCCTAAATGCCAGCTGCAGAATCGACTACTGTTCCACTTGGCTCACAAG TTCAATGATGAGAAGCAGCTGATGGGTTTCCACCAGGAGTTGGAGGATGTGACAGAGGACCAGCTCAGCCTGGCCTCCATCCACTACATGCGCTCCCACTACCAGGAGGCCATCGACATCTACAAACGCATCCTGCTGCAGAACAG AGACTTCCTGGCCCTGAATGTGTATGTGGCTCTGTGCTACTACAAGTTGGACTACTACGATGTGTCCCAGGAGGTGCTGGCTGTTTACCTGCAGAGCGTCCCAGACTCCACCATCGCTCTCAACCTCAAGGCCTGCAACCACTTCAGGCTCTACAACGGAAAAGCAGCAGAG ACAGAGCTGAAAAACCTGATAGATATCTCCTCCAGCTCCTTTGAATTTGCCAAGGAGTTAATCCGACACAACCTG GTGGTGTTTCGTAGTGGGGAGGGGGCCTTGCAAGTGCTGCCTGCACTGATTGATGTCATTACTGAGGCTCGTCTCAATCTGGTCATCTACTACCTCAGACAAG ATGATGTCCAGGAGTCCTACCAGCTCATCAAAGACTTAGAACCCACCACACCACAG GAGTACATCTTGAAGGGGGTTGTGAATGCTGCACTTGGACAGGAGATGGGGTCG AGAGATCATCTGAAGATTGCTCAGCAGTTTTTCCAGCTGGTTGGTGGCTCAGCTAGCGAATGTG ACACCATCCCTGGCAGACAGTGCATGGCTTCTTGTTTCTTTCTGCTCAGGCAGTTTGAGGATGTGCTCATCTACCTCAACTCTGTCAAG AGTTACTTCTACAACGATGATGCCTTCAACTTCAACTATGCACAGGCCAAAGCTGCTGTTGGCAACTACAGGGAGGCAGAGGAG ATCTTCCTGTTGATTCAGAATGACAAGAACAAGAGTGACTATGTGTACCTGAGCTGGCTGGCACGCTGCT ACATTATGAACCAGAAGGCCCGTCTGGCCTGGGAGCTCTACATGAAGATGGAGACCTCAGCAGAGTCCTTCAGCCTCCTGCAGCTCATTGCCAACGATTGCTACAAG ATGGGCCAGTTCTACTACTCAGCAAAGGCATTTGATGTCTTGGAGAGATTGGACCCCAACCCTGAGTACTgggagggcaaaaggggggcCTGTGTGGGTATCTTTCAGCTAATTTTGGCCAGCAGAGAACCCAG GGAGGCTTTGAGGGAAGTGCTGCCCTTGCTGAGGCACACTGGGAATCCTCAAGTGGAATACATCATCAGGATTCTGAAGAAATGGGCCAAGGACAACAGGGTTTCTCTGTGA
- the LOC115122036 gene encoding intraflagellar transport protein 56 isoform X2, which translates to MILSRVKPAAVGGEIPVNKKAKEKKSPLVEDFLVQRDYLGAITLLEFQRNVGERGEDADLWLAYCAFHLGDYKRAMEEYKALTDKPDCRPDVWVYLACTLFFLGLYKEAEEASRKAPKCQLQNRLLFHLAHKFNDEKQLMGFHQELEDVTEDQLSLASIHYMRSHYQEAIDIYKRILLQNREKITETGEEDSDCLCRDFLALNVYVALCYYKLDYYDVSQEVLAVYLQSVPDSTIALNLKACNHFRLYNGKAAETELKNLIDISSSSFEFAKELIRHNLVVFRSGEGALQVLPALIDVITEARLNLVIYYLRQDDVQESYQLIKDLEPTTPQVQGSVSLNVHQRTEYILKGVVNAALGQEMGSRDHLKIAQQFFQLVGGSASECDTIPGRQCMASCFFLLRQFEDVLIYLNSVKSYFYNDDAFNFNYAQAKAAVGNYREAEEIFLLIQNDKNKSDYVYLSWLARCYIMNQKARLAWELYMKMETSAESFSLLQLIANDCYKMGQFYYSAKAFDVLERLDPNPEYWEGKRGACVGIFQLILASREPREALREVLPLLRHTGNPQVEYIIRILKKWAKDNRVSL; encoded by the exons ATTCTGTCCAGAGTAAAGCCAGCAGCTGTTGGTGGGGAGATCCCAGTAAATAAGAAGGCAAAAGAAAAAAAGTCACCACTTGTCGAGGACTTCCTAGTTCAAAGAGACTATCTGGGGGCCATTACATTGTTGGAG TTTCAGCGCAATGTTGGCGAGCGAGGGGAGGATGCAGACCTGTGGTTGGCCTACTGTGCTTTCCACCTTGGTGACTACAAGAGAGCCATGGAG GAATACAAGGCCCTGACAGACAAACCAGACTGCCGCCCAGATGTGTGGGTCTACCTGGCCTGTACTCTCTTCTTCCTGGGGCTTTACAAAGAAGCAGAGGAGGCTTCACGCAAGG CCCCTAAATGCCAGCTGCAGAATCGACTACTGTTCCACTTGGCTCACAAG TTCAATGATGAGAAGCAGCTGATGGGTTTCCACCAGGAGTTGGAGGATGTGACAGAGGACCAGCTCAGCCTGGCCTCCATCCACTACATGCGCTCCCACTACCAGGAGGCCATCGACATCTACAAACGCATCCTGCTGCAGAACAG agagaagataacggagactggagaggaggatAGTGACTGCTTGTGCAG AGACTTCCTGGCCCTGAATGTGTATGTGGCTCTGTGCTACTACAAGTTGGACTACTACGATGTGTCCCAGGAGGTGCTGGCTGTTTACCTGCAGAGCGTCCCAGACTCCACCATCGCTCTCAACCTCAAGGCCTGCAACCACTTCAGGCTCTACAACGGAAAAGCAGCAGAG ACAGAGCTGAAAAACCTGATAGATATCTCCTCCAGCTCCTTTGAATTTGCCAAGGAGTTAATCCGACACAACCTG GTGGTGTTTCGTAGTGGGGAGGGGGCCTTGCAAGTGCTGCCTGCACTGATTGATGTCATTACTGAGGCTCGTCTCAATCTGGTCATCTACTACCTCAGACAAG ATGATGTCCAGGAGTCCTACCAGCTCATCAAAGACTTAGAACCCACCACACCACAG gttCAGGGCAGTGTTAGTCTTAATGTACATCAGCgtaca GAGTACATCTTGAAGGGGGTTGTGAATGCTGCACTTGGACAGGAGATGGGGTCG AGAGATCATCTGAAGATTGCTCAGCAGTTTTTCCAGCTGGTTGGTGGCTCAGCTAGCGAATGTG ACACCATCCCTGGCAGACAGTGCATGGCTTCTTGTTTCTTTCTGCTCAGGCAGTTTGAGGATGTGCTCATCTACCTCAACTCTGTCAAG AGTTACTTCTACAACGATGATGCCTTCAACTTCAACTATGCACAGGCCAAAGCTGCTGTTGGCAACTACAGGGAGGCAGAGGAG ATCTTCCTGTTGATTCAGAATGACAAGAACAAGAGTGACTATGTGTACCTGAGCTGGCTGGCACGCTGCT ACATTATGAACCAGAAGGCCCGTCTGGCCTGGGAGCTCTACATGAAGATGGAGACCTCAGCAGAGTCCTTCAGCCTCCTGCAGCTCATTGCCAACGATTGCTACAAG ATGGGCCAGTTCTACTACTCAGCAAAGGCATTTGATGTCTTGGAGAGATTGGACCCCAACCCTGAGTACTgggagggcaaaaggggggcCTGTGTGGGTATCTTTCAGCTAATTTTGGCCAGCAGAGAACCCAG GGAGGCTTTGAGGGAAGTGCTGCCCTTGCTGAGGCACACTGGGAATCCTCAAGTGGAATACATCATCAGGATTCTGAAGAAATGGGCCAAGGACAACAGGGTTTCTCTGTGA